From Candidatus Bathyarchaeota archaeon, a single genomic window includes:
- a CDS encoding complement resistance protein TraT, with protein MTIKLKLTFSDKKRPYLLDVSSLLYDFELLHDLALMLYAEGYSNYKFSRFFWYRKGRPIRPNHKIRAIKIIKESPLIIVISVTEILILTGAFWAMVQTIEKISNWKINRQKLEAEAKKVQLEVIEKKMELERKLAERQASFIHDALIKRLEDCEITLEDIEMQIERSED; from the coding sequence ATGACTATTAAGTTGAAGCTGACTTTTAGCGATAAAAAGAGGCCATACCTTTTAGATGTCTCTTCACTTCTATACGACTTCGAGCTACTTCATGATCTTGCCTTGATGCTTTATGCAGAGGGTTATTCGAACTATAAATTCTCACGATTCTTCTGGTACAGAAAAGGAAGACCCATCAGACCAAACCACAAAATTCGTGCAATTAAAATAATCAAAGAATCACCACTCATAATTGTAATTAGTGTTACTGAGATCTTAATTCTTACAGGTGCATTCTGGGCAATGGTTCAAACTATAGAGAAAATTAGCAATTGGAAAATCAACAGGCAAAAATTAGAAGCTGAAGCCAAAAAAGTGCAATTAGAAGTTATCGAGAAAAAAATGGAACTTGAAAGGAAACTTGCGGAAAGACAAGCGTCTTTCATCCATGATGCATTGATTAAAAGACTAGAAGATTGTGAAATAACTCTTGAAGACATTGAAATGCAAATCGAAAGGAGCGAAGATTAA
- a CDS encoding tyrosine-type recombinase/integrase — MENEEILEKYANQLKTNGRSDSIVSLYKTVMFELSDFVNKKSFTELSKEEIEAFLKWKRNNKVRKGKYPNNEKLSDSTYAMYISVLKIFYRWFYKLPKHHYPEQVAHLNFKPKKTQPIKPSEIINKQDIVVLLGNCGNFREKAMISSLYESGCRVSEFLDWKVRDMIFDKKGAVISVKGKTGERRIRLIESVSHLQQWLQTHSSKHDKDAYIWCTNRGKVGYVYLSRLLHRVFKRAGIDKPCNPHAFRHSRLTELAKFLSDAKLKVFAGWVGGSSMGGIYVHLSGADLDDDLLRAAGVEISEEKVASPLKSKNCPRCDFKNSGEVKFCGQCGLPLTPEQAISQEMELEKDVYELQDTVMMLKRELEIRKMRDIVDYVLGTSPNTQNLDMFMNSRNIEGDILEHEYMACLVDVDGYLVYVPEYDNYGFTSEAQQCRAKMFERGVSDPELKRIRQMAKEQLRKLTERRKGIK; from the coding sequence TTGGAAAATGAAGAAATCTTAGAAAAATATGCGAATCAGCTTAAAACAAATGGAAGAAGTGACTCAATTGTAAGCTTGTATAAGACAGTGATGTTTGAGTTATCGGATTTTGTGAATAAAAAATCATTCACAGAGCTTTCTAAAGAGGAAATTGAAGCGTTTTTAAAATGGAAGAGAAATAATAAAGTGAGAAAAGGGAAATATCCTAACAATGAAAAATTAAGTGATTCTACATATGCTATGTATATTTCTGTCTTGAAAATTTTCTATAGATGGTTTTACAAACTTCCAAAACATCATTATCCTGAGCAAGTTGCACATCTAAATTTTAAACCTAAAAAGACTCAACCTATTAAACCATCTGAGATAATTAATAAACAAGATATTGTTGTGTTGCTGGGGAATTGTGGCAATTTTAGAGAAAAAGCAATGATTTCAAGCTTATATGAAAGTGGTTGTAGAGTTTCAGAATTTTTAGATTGGAAAGTTAGAGATATGATTTTTGACAAGAAAGGTGCTGTTATAAGTGTTAAAGGTAAAACAGGTGAAAGGAGGATTAGACTAATAGAGAGTGTTTCGCACCTTCAGCAATGGTTACAAACACATTCCAGCAAACATGACAAGGATGCATATATATGGTGCACAAATAGGGGAAAAGTTGGTTATGTATATCTTAGCAGATTGTTACATAGGGTTTTTAAAAGAGCTGGGATTGACAAACCATGTAATCCTCATGCATTTAGGCATAGTAGATTAACTGAATTGGCAAAATTCTTGTCAGATGCTAAACTGAAGGTTTTTGCAGGTTGGGTAGGAGGCAGTAGTATGGGAGGTATATATGTTCATCTCAGTGGTGCAGATTTAGATGATGATTTATTGCGTGCTGCTGGTGTAGAAATATCTGAAGAAAAGGTAGCAAGTCCATTGAAATCTAAAAATTGTCCAAGGTGCGATTTCAAAAACTCAGGTGAAGTGAAGTTTTGTGGTCAATGTGGATTGCCATTAACTCCTGAACAAGCGATATCACAGGAAATGGAATTGGAAAAGGATGTGTATGAACTTCAAGATACTGTAATGATGTTGAAAAGGGAACTGGAAATTAGGAAGATGCGTGACATTGTGGATTATGTTTTGGGGACTTCTCCAAATACTCAAAATTTGGATATGTTTATGAACAGTAGGAATATTGAAGGAGATATTTTGGAACATGAGTATATGGCATGCCTTGTTGATGTTGATGGTTATTTAGTGTATGTGCCTGAATATGATAATTATGGTTTTACATCTGAAGCTCAACAGTGTCGTGCAAAAATGTTTGAAAGGGGAGTAAGTGACCCAGAGCTGAAGAGGATACGACAGATGGCAAAGGAACAGTTAAGGAAACTTACTGAACGAAGGAAAGGCATCAAATAA